A window of the Pedobacter frigiditerrae genome harbors these coding sequences:
- the atpG gene encoding ATP synthase F1 subunit gamma: MANLKEVRIRISSVQSTQQITKAMKMVSAAKLKRATNAIVQLRPYATKLKEILGNLSASLEGSSSPYIQEREPNKVLVVVVSSNRGLAGAFNMNVIKTANNLIAEKYSEQLKNGNVSIVAIGKKAQDFYEKRNYNIIGNNNEVYSALNFDNVSKITDAIMTGFAKGEFDKVELVYNRFKNAAVQILTSEQLLPLPKAEPVADAKTTNVDYILEPNQEEIVTQLIPKSIKIQLYKAVLDSHASEHGARMTSMDKATENAGDLIKALKLAYNQARQAAITTELTEIVSGAAALNG; this comes from the coding sequence ATGGCTAATTTAAAAGAAGTAAGAATTCGTATATCATCGGTACAATCTACCCAGCAGATTACCAAAGCTATGAAAATGGTTTCGGCTGCGAAGTTAAAACGTGCTACCAATGCTATTGTTCAGTTACGCCCGTATGCTACTAAACTGAAAGAGATTTTAGGAAATCTTTCTGCAAGTTTAGAAGGTTCATCTTCTCCTTATATTCAGGAACGTGAGCCTAATAAAGTATTGGTGGTGGTGGTATCATCAAACCGTGGTTTGGCAGGTGCTTTTAACATGAACGTAATTAAAACCGCGAATAATTTAATTGCCGAAAAATATAGTGAGCAACTTAAGAATGGCAACGTAAGTATTGTTGCAATTGGTAAAAAAGCTCAGGATTTTTATGAGAAGCGTAATTACAACATTATTGGGAACAATAATGAGGTTTATTCTGCTTTGAACTTTGATAACGTTAGCAAAATTACCGACGCTATCATGACAGGTTTTGCTAAAGGCGAATTCGATAAAGTAGAATTGGTTTACAACAGATTTAAAAATGCTGCGGTACAAATTTTAACTTCAGAACAGTTGTTGCCTTTGCCAAAAGCCGAGCCAGTTGCAGATGCTAAAACTACAAACGTTGATTATATTTTAGAGCCGAACCAAGAAGAGATTGTAACTCAATTGATTCCTAAGTCGATAAAAATTCAATTATATAAAGCGGTTTTAGATTCTCATGCTTCAGAACATGGTGCTCGTATGACATCTATGGATAAAGCAACAGAAAATGCTGGTGATTTAATTAAAGCATTAAAATTAGCTTATAACCAAGCTCGTCAGGCTGCAATTACAACAGAGTTGACAGAGATTGTGAGTGGTGCTGCTGCATTGAATGGATAA
- the atpA gene encoding F0F1 ATP synthase subunit alpha, whose translation MVEVRPDEVSAIIRQQLSGFKSEAELEEVGTVLQVGDGIARVYGLTKVQSGELVEFANGLQGIVLNLEEDNVGVVLLGPSDEIKEGDTIKRTKKIASIKVGEGMLGRVVNTLGEPIDGKGPILGQTYEMPLERKAPGVIYRQPVTEPLQTGIKAIDAMIPIGRGQRELVIGDRQIGKTAVCIDTIINQKEFYEAGNPVFCIYVACGQKASTVANVVRTLEENGAMAYTVVVAASAAEPAPLQFYAPFAGAAIGEFFRDTGRPALIVYDDLSKQAVAYREVSLLLRRPPGREAYPGDVFYLHSRLLERAAKINSNDEIAQAMNDLPESLKGIVKGGGSLTALPIIETQAGDVSAYIPTNVISITDGQIFLESNLFNSGIRPAINVGISVSRVGGNAQIKSMKKVAGTLKLDQAQYRELEAFSKFGSDLDAATKSVLDKGARNVEMLKQAQFTPFTVEKQVAIVYLGTKNLMRSVPVNKVKEFEAEFLQALELRHPEALASLKAGKLDDAVNVLETVAKEISSKY comes from the coding sequence ATGGTAGAGGTAAGACCAGACGAAGTTTCGGCAATTATCAGACAACAATTGTCAGGCTTTAAATCAGAAGCTGAACTTGAAGAAGTTGGTACCGTATTACAAGTGGGTGATGGTATTGCTCGTGTTTACGGCTTAACTAAAGTTCAAAGTGGCGAGTTAGTTGAGTTTGCTAACGGGTTGCAAGGTATTGTATTGAACCTTGAAGAGGATAACGTGGGTGTGGTTTTGTTAGGCCCATCAGACGAAATCAAAGAAGGTGATACTATTAAACGTACTAAAAAAATTGCCTCTATTAAAGTTGGTGAAGGTATGTTAGGTCGTGTTGTAAACACACTTGGCGAGCCTATCGATGGTAAAGGACCAATCTTAGGTCAAACTTACGAAATGCCTTTGGAGCGTAAAGCACCAGGTGTAATTTATCGTCAGCCAGTTACTGAGCCTTTACAAACAGGTATAAAAGCAATTGATGCAATGATTCCAATTGGTCGTGGTCAACGTGAGTTGGTTATTGGTGACCGTCAGATTGGTAAAACTGCTGTTTGTATTGATACTATCATCAATCAAAAAGAATTTTATGAAGCAGGTAACCCTGTATTCTGTATATATGTAGCTTGTGGTCAGAAAGCAAGTACTGTTGCAAACGTTGTTCGTACTTTAGAAGAAAACGGTGCAATGGCTTATACAGTTGTTGTTGCTGCTTCTGCTGCTGAACCTGCTCCATTGCAATTTTATGCTCCATTTGCTGGTGCTGCAATTGGTGAGTTTTTCCGTGATACTGGTCGCCCAGCTTTAATTGTTTATGATGATTTGTCAAAACAAGCTGTTGCTTACCGTGAGGTGTCGTTATTGTTACGTCGTCCTCCAGGTCGTGAGGCTTATCCAGGTGACGTTTTCTATCTTCACAGTCGTTTATTAGAGCGTGCTGCTAAAATCAACTCTAACGATGAGATTGCACAAGCAATGAATGATTTACCAGAATCATTAAAAGGGATTGTTAAAGGTGGTGGTTCATTAACTGCTTTACCAATTATCGAAACTCAAGCTGGTGACGTTTCTGCATATATTCCAACTAACGTAATTTCGATTACTGATGGTCAGATATTCCTAGAATCTAACTTGTTTAACTCAGGTATTCGTCCAGCTATTAACGTAGGTATCTCGGTATCACGTGTGGGTGGTAATGCTCAAATTAAATCAATGAAAAAAGTAGCTGGTACTTTAAAATTAGATCAGGCACAATACCGTGAATTAGAGGCTTTCTCTAAATTCGGTTCTGATTTAGATGCGGCTACAAAATCTGTTTTAGATAAAGGTGCTCGTAACGTTGAGATGTTAAAACAAGCTCAGTTTACTCCATTTACTGTAGAGAAACAAGTTGCTATCGTTTACTTAGGTACTAAAAACTTAATGCGTTCTGTTCCTGTAAACAAGGTAAAAGAATTTGAAGCAGAGTTTTTACAAGCGTTAGAATTACGTCATCCAGAAGCTTTAGCTTCTTTAAAAGCTGGTAAGTTAGATGATGCAGTAAACGTTTTAGAAACTGTCGCAAAAGAGATTTCAAGTAAATACTAA
- the atpH gene encoding ATP synthase F1 subunit delta, which yields MSSKAASRYAKSLIDLSTEQNALQDMMNDMVLFEEVVDNNSELEAILKNPIVPLDKKAGILNDVFGNKVHQITQSFLKLVVNKGRAGILFETSKQFISQYNFIKGIVTAEVTSAIALNDATKAEIVALVKKEMGANEVIVKEKVDEKLIGGFILKVGDKQFDASISSGLNKLKKEFAQGVY from the coding sequence ATGTCAAGTAAAGCAGCAAGCAGATACGCAAAATCATTAATCGACCTTTCTACAGAGCAAAACGCTTTGCAGGATATGATGAATGATATGGTGTTATTTGAAGAGGTTGTAGATAACAACAGCGAACTAGAAGCGATTTTAAAAAATCCAATTGTGCCTTTAGATAAAAAAGCAGGTATTTTGAATGATGTTTTTGGTAACAAGGTTCATCAAATTACCCAAAGCTTTTTAAAACTTGTAGTTAATAAAGGTAGAGCTGGAATTTTATTTGAAACTTCTAAACAGTTCATCAGTCAATATAATTTTATTAAAGGTATTGTAACTGCTGAAGTAACATCTGCAATTGCATTAAATGATGCTACTAAAGCTGAAATTGTTGCCTTGGTTAAAAAAGAAATGGGTGCTAATGAAGTTATCGTTAAAGAAAAAGTTGACGAAAAATTAATTGGTGGCTTTATTTTAAAAGTTGGCGACAAACAATTTGATGCTAGTATTTCTAGCGGCTTAAATAAGTTGAAAAAAGAATTTGCGCAAGGTGTTTACTAG
- a CDS encoding F0F1 ATP synthase subunit B: MDLLIPEVGLVVFQTIAFLLLMFLLGKFAWKPVLAAIKEREQSIDDALNKAELAKQEMARLTSQNEELMKQARAERDEILKEAKILKDSIVNEAKTSAQTEGAKLIEKARIEIENQKKAALAELKGQVSTLSLDIAERVLRSQLDDKAKQQDLVNSLLKDVELN, translated from the coding sequence ATGGATTTATTAATACCTGAAGTTGGTTTAGTTGTATTTCAAACAATAGCATTTTTATTGTTAATGTTCCTTTTAGGCAAGTTTGCTTGGAAACCAGTATTGGCTGCTATTAAAGAACGTGAGCAATCTATTGATGACGCGTTAAACAAAGCTGAATTAGCTAAGCAAGAAATGGCTCGTTTAACTTCTCAGAATGAAGAGTTAATGAAACAAGCCCGTGCAGAACGCGATGAGATTTTAAAAGAAGCTAAAATTCTTAAAGATAGCATTGTTAACGAAGCAAAAACTTCAGCTCAAACTGAAGGTGCTAAATTGATTGAAAAAGCTCGTATCGAGATTGAAAATCAAAAGAAAGCAGCATTGGCTGAATTAAAAGGACAGGTGTCTACTTTATCGTTAGATATTGCAGAACGCGTTTTACGTAGCCAGTTAGATGATAAAGCAAAACAACAGGATTTGGTTAACAGCCTGTTGAAAGATGTGGAGTTAAACTAA
- the atpE gene encoding ATP synthase F0 subunit C, whose product MTGSIAAVGAGLAAIGAGLGIGRIGGSAMDGIARQPEAASKIQTAMLIAAAFVEAVALFAVVVALM is encoded by the coding sequence ATTACAGGAAGTATTGCTGCAGTAGGTGCAGGATTAGCTGCGATTGGCGCTGGTCTAGGTATCGGTCGTATTGGTGGTTCTGCTATGGACGGTATCGCTCGTCAACCAGAAGCTGCCTCAAAAATTCAAACTGCGATGTTAATCGCTGCTGCCTTCGTTGAGGCGGTTGCTTTATTCGCGGTTGTTGTTGCGTTAATGTAA
- the atpB gene encoding F0F1 ATP synthase subunit A encodes MDCSHVFEFKFRRLIVVFTLFSAFLMVSLGAKAQVDTAHKAEETHAETSEKKKFEIGKFALHHIADSHSWHVIGETYIGLPIILYANGKVVTFNDSDFHHDDDAKVVVERNGERFVKMHEKIYLASATANEHGQYVELDEKHHAKNARPLDFSLTKNTCTLLLSVVLLLVVFISVANGYKKRQGKSPKGLQSWLEPIILFVRDDIAKPNLGHKHERFMPYLLTVFFFIWFNNMLGLVPFLPGGANLTGNIAVTMVLAVTTFLITIFNGNKHYWKHIFWMPGVPVPMKIFLMPLELIGIFTKPIALMIRLFANITAGHILVLSLICLIFVFNSIWVSAASIPFAIFIGGIELMVAFIQAFIFTILSALFIGMAVEEHHH; translated from the coding sequence ATGGATTGTAGCCACGTTTTTGAGTTTAAGTTTAGAAGGTTAATTGTTGTTTTTACGCTTTTTTCGGCGTTTTTGATGGTTTCGCTTGGTGCAAAAGCACAAGTTGATACTGCTCATAAAGCTGAGGAAACTCATGCTGAAACATCAGAGAAGAAAAAGTTTGAGATTGGTAAGTTTGCCTTACATCACATCGCTGATTCTCATAGTTGGCATGTAATTGGTGAAACCTATATTGGTTTACCAATTATTCTATATGCAAACGGCAAAGTTGTAACCTTTAATGATAGTGATTTTCATCATGATGATGATGCTAAAGTTGTAGTTGAAAGAAACGGAGAGCGTTTCGTTAAAATGCATGAGAAAATTTATTTGGCTTCTGCAACTGCAAATGAGCACGGTCAATATGTAGAGTTGGATGAAAAACATCATGCAAAAAATGCTCGTCCTTTAGATTTTTCATTAACTAAAAACACTTGTACGTTATTACTTTCGGTAGTTTTATTGTTGGTGGTGTTTATCAGCGTTGCTAACGGATACAAAAAACGTCAAGGTAAATCTCCAAAAGGATTACAGTCTTGGTTAGAGCCAATCATTCTTTTCGTTCGTGACGATATTGCTAAGCCAAACTTAGGTCATAAACATGAGCGTTTCATGCCATATCTATTAACTGTTTTCTTTTTCATCTGGTTTAATAACATGTTAGGATTAGTTCCTTTCTTACCAGGTGGTGCAAACTTAACAGGAAACATTGCGGTAACTATGGTTCTAGCGGTTACTACTTTCTTAATCACGATATTTAATGGTAACAAGCACTACTGGAAACACATCTTTTGGATGCCAGGTGTGCCAGTTCCAATGAAGATATTTTTAATGCCATTAGAATTGATTGGTATTTTTACTAAGCCAATTGCATTAATGATACGTTTGTTTGCAAACATTACAGCGGGTCACATTTTGGTGCTTTCGTTAATTTGCCTAATCTTCGTCTTCAACAGTATTTGGGTTTCTGCAGCTTCTATTCCGTTCGCCATCTTTATTGGAGGAATTGAATTAATGGTTGCATTTATTCAAGCGTTTATATTTACAATTCTATCTGCCTTATTTATTGGAATGGCAGTAGAAGAACACCACCACTAA
- a CDS encoding AtpZ/AtpI family protein, with amino-acid sequence MMNPKDSEPKKQATNFAKYSGIAFQMLATIGLFSFIGYKIDEHRGGSKFIFTAILGLVGVIISLYQVVRSLNKDSN; translated from the coding sequence ATGATGAACCCGAAAGACAGTGAGCCAAAAAAACAAGCGACTAATTTTGCAAAGTATTCTGGTATTGCTTTTCAAATGTTGGCAACAATTGGCTTATTTTCCTTTATTGGTTATAAAATTGATGAACATAGGGGAGGTAGTAAATTTATCTTTACCGCTATTTTGGGTTTGGTAGGTGTTATTATTTCTTTGTATCAAGTGGTGCGCTCCCTAAATAAAGACAGCAATTAA